In Argiope bruennichi chromosome 4, qqArgBrue1.1, whole genome shotgun sequence, a single window of DNA contains:
- the LOC129966643 gene encoding dihydrolipoyllysine-residue succinyltransferase component of 2-oxoglutarate dehydrogenase complex, mitochondrial-like: MAGICISSSRLLPKNFRTISLSNLSRINYKNKSHWARHYAAVSRTAISNTSVSKHSRQNSCLWVPRRNPEPCYFHTSRFLRNEIREIKVPQLAESLSEGDIRWDKAVGDQVAEDEVICQVETDKTAVPVHAPCAGVIEEILVEDGATVNPGMSICKLRVGGTAKESAPKEKAAAPPAEAPAAKSGPPAAPSEADVSAPPPSSPPPIPPKPSAPQASKPVSSIKIPVTPTPLPPGQAESTITGTRTEQRVKMNRMRQRIAQRLKEAQNTYAMLTTFNEIDMSNVIEMRNRHKDAFLKRHNIKLGFMSAFVKASAYALQDQPVVNAVIDEGEIVYRDYIDISVAVATPKGLVVPVIRNLEKMNYADIEKAIHALGEKARTGALAIEDMDGGTFTISNGGVFGSLYGTPIINPPQSAILGMHAIVERPVSVNGKVEIRPMMYVALTYDHRLIDGREAVLFLRKIKAAVEDPRIMLLDI, from the exons ATGGCAGGAATTTGCATAAGCTCTTCTCGGCTTCTGccaaaaaattttagaacaatttcattatcaaatttatcCAGGATAAATTATAAG aataagtcCCATTGGGCTCGTCATTATGCAgctg tttcaagAACTGCAATTTCAAATACTTCAGTTTCCAAACACAG CAGACAGAATTCTTGTTTGTGGGTCCCTAGAAGAAATCCAGAACCCTGTTATTTTCATACAAGTCGGTTTTTAA gaaatgaaataagagaaattaaagtACCTCAGTTGGCTGAATCTCTTAGTGAAGGTGATATTCGATGGGATAAAG ctgTTGGCGACCAGGTTGCTGAAGATGAAGTAATATGTCAAGTTGAAACTGATAAG acagCTGTACCAGTTCATGCACCATGTGCTGGAGTGATTGAAGAAATACTTGTGGAAGATGGTGCAACAGTGAATCCGGGAATGAGCATTTGCAAACTCCGTGTTGGAg gTACTGCAAAAGAATCAGCTCCAAAGGAAAAAGCAGCAGCACCACCAGCTGAAGCTCCAGCTGCAAAGAGTGGTCCTCCTGCAGCGCCCTCTGAGGCTGATGTCAGTGCTCCTCCTCCTTCTAGTCCTCCACCAATTCCACCCAAACCAAGTGCCCCACAAGCTTCTAAACCTGTGTCATCAATTAAAATACCAGTGACACCAACACCTTTACCTCCTGGTCAAGCAGAGTCTACTATCACTGGAACCAGAACAGAACAACGT GTAAAAATGAATCGAATGCGTCAACGTATTGCTCAAAGATTAAAAGAAGCCCAAAATACATATGCTATGTTGACAACCTTCAATGAAATTGATATGAG caATGTCATAGAAATGAGAAATCGACATAAAGATGCCTTTCTCAAACGGCATAATATAAAATTAGGCTTCATGTCTGCATTTGTCAAAGCTTCAGCATATGCTTTACAGGATCAGCCCGTAGTAAATGCTG TTATTGATGAAGGTGAAATTGTTTATAGAGATTACATTGATATTAGTGTAGCAGTTGCAACACCAAAG ggCCTTGTTGTTCCTGTCATTCGTAATctagaaaaaatgaattatgctGATATTGAAAAAGCTATTCATGCTTTAGGAGAAAAG GCACGTACTGGAGCTTTAGCAATAGAAGACATGGATGGTGGAACTTTCACTATTAGTAATGGGGGTGTATTTGGATCTCTTTATGGAACTCCCATCATTAACCCTCCTCAATCGGCTATACTTGGTATGCATGCTATTGTGGAGCGACCAGTATCAGTTAATGGAAag gTTGAAATCAGACCAATGATGTATGTCGCTCTGACATATGACCATCGCCTTATTGATGGACGTGAAGCTGTTCTTTTCCTAAGGAAAATCAAAGCAGCTGTTGAAGATCCTAGAATCATGCTATTGGACATTTGA